The window TTTTTAAAAAGCGTTACAGTAAAGCCAAATTTCTAACCTTGGTAGCATCAGAtatgtggcagctgtacctttTCTATATGGCTTTGCGTTTGTCCAGTatgtcaattaaaaaagaagaaaaacaaagtgcaAAATTTGAGATGCATCTGACAGATGAGTCAACTGAAAAGTTTGTGGCAATGGATGCTACTGTTTTACAAAGATcctgttattttattaaaacaggattaaaaactgaagctgctacattaaattatttgtatctTTGTTTTAATGGGCTTTAACTGATCTGACTAATATTTGAGTTCAACTTTTTTGCTTCACATCTTAATGGTGAGTAGAAAGGAGCAAACTACAAGGGGACCCAAAAGAAGAACCCAAAGCCCCTTATCAGTCTTGAAGAACCCTTCTGTTTCTCCACCCCCACATGTGTGTCCGTTAAAGAGGAATGcaacgcagcagaaaacaatGTTCATGACTGACTGCAGCAGTGTAAAAGGTTTGTCTTTAATAGACACAGAGCCTGCTGCACAGCACAGATGCAAACCACAGCAGCACCACTTGTGTCACCTTCTCCGCCCCGCTGGATAACTTTAATTGCTTCCCTGAGTGAGCAAACTGCACGTCCCCGCCACTGCAAAGCACCATGGGAGCCTGAAAGGATGTGGGTCGTCGAAGCGGTCTGTCAGGACTGGTCCCGTCTGTCGGTCTCTCTCCGGTGAACAGCAGCAGATGTTTCCTGTGATCCAGCTCCATCTTTAGGAGCTCATACTCTTTATGTGGCAGCTTGATGCCCAGCACAGTGCACCCATCCGTCGGAGTCAAAtcctgctccgccccctcctcccAGCCTCCTGCTAGACCGCACTTTCCTGGTCTTGTTTTGTTCAGCAGCTTCACAATGTCCTTGTCCATGGCTGTGACTCTCACCTCGGATACCTTAAAGGCAAACTCGGATGCTCCCAAAATCTTGGCGGAGGGGTTTCCCTGAGCGTAATGGCCAAAGGCCCTGAGGGTGAAAGTGGGTTGTGAGCAGGCGGGGTCAGAGTAGTGCCTGTAGATGCCTTCCCAGGCTTGTCGCCCAGAATCAAAGGTAAAATCCCGGGTCAGGAAGAGGACATTGGGCCGAGTTTCACACCTCTGGCTCACCCAGCGACCATCCAGGGACAGAGGTAGGGCGGGGCTTCGGGGCAAGACTGGAGGACGCTTCTCTGAGGAGCGGTACACCATAGCACACACAGGGCAGGGGTGGATGTGATgctgccaaataaaaaaaacgttaacTGTTTTTTGACTGGAACTATTGATTTCTGCTGGTTACTAAAACACTGAATTTACAATTTAACTTCAATGGATATTACTTtaacataaaacagttttttaattgtggTAGTACTACAGAAACGTGATCATCTGAAACTCACCATGGCATTCTGCAGTGGCTGCTGGTACCCTGTAGGTCTGTGTAGCGTTCTTTGAATCCAGTCTGTGTGAATATCCCCCAAAAACAACTCCTGGACCTTCCCCCCATGGCTGTGGTGCTGAGTCTGCACTCGAACCAAACTCATCTCCATCATAGAGAATCCCAGAGCGGCCAGGCATCCTCGTCCCGCTCGTGTGTTGAAGAGCTCAAACAGCTTCCCTGGCTCAACTCTGTCGAGACTCACGTCTGTGCACGTCTGAGGCAGCCTCGCAGCCAGTGTCTGCTTTGCTGAGATGCTGTGGACCACAATGCCCACCTTGGTGACATGATGTTCAGCCTCAGTGCCCCCGGGGGTGATCCAGGAGGCCTGCTGCAGACGGATCTTGCCCCTGATCAGAAGGGAGTATGCTGGGTCTCCACAGCTGCTGTCGGAGTAGTAGTGCTGCAGGGCATGGAAGTGGCGGTTGGGCTGGAAGGAGTAGGAGCGAGTGAGGAACTGTGGGCCAGGCCGAACTTCACATCTGTGCACAGGAGAAGAAGTAATGATTTTGTGGTGCGTACTTGCTGTGTGTGCTGTTAAAGCCATTCTTTGCAGAAACAGTAATGTTATGATGGATGGTGCAGTCCACACCTTATTTCTGCCCTGACAAAAGCCACACAGTCACATGATCACatactttttttcagttgaaaCTGTGAGATATTACAAATAACCAATGCATATACATCACTATTATGTCATGTTTaaacaacagcagaaaaacagtACAAAACAACAATCCTAACTCttacacaaaacaaatacaaatgtgaGTGATTTAATATAAAACCATAAACAAATCTAGTAAATGAGAACGTTTTTGACACTTTCATTGCAGTGTAgggatccatccatcttctttaaACTATCTGGGATCATTAAATAAAGATCCCCACAGttccctctccctggtcacttcctccagctcctttggAGTGACCCCGAgatgttcccaggccagcttaGAGACGTaatctctccagcgtgtcctgggtctttcccagggcctccgcccagtggaaCATGATCAGAACACCTCCTCAGGGAGATTTCCAGGAGACATCTAGACCAGATCACCTCAACTGTCTCCTCTCAATAAGGAGGAGCAGTGGCTCTAatccgagcttctcaccctatctctaagggagcgcccaacCACCCTACAAAGGAAGCTCATTTTAGCTGCTTGTTTTTAGGacctcgttctttcggtcacgacccagagctcattaCCTTAGGGgagtactggaatgaagatcgaccggtaaactGAGAGCTTCACTTTCTGGCTCACCCCCATTTTCATCACAACGGACCAGTGCAGCGAGAGCACAATGGTGGACGTAGCTCCAATTCCCCTGTCAGTGTCACGCTCCTATCTTCCatcactcatgaacaagaccccaagatattaaaactcctccacctgaggcaggagcactccacccacccagagagggcagAGTGAAGTGATCTTGAATATAATTTGATAATCTGATAACCCAATTATTTGAGATTTCACCATTAGTAATTCCAAATTCTGGATAAATTGTTCCATAATCTAAATCAATAACATAAAGTCCAACTTTTTTATCaattaagtacattttaaatttcaatgGCATTCTAATTTAAATGGTCCATTGTCAGTCAGTTCTGAAAAGAAGACCAGAAAGATGCATACATTCAAAAAACACGACATGACAGGCCTTAAAGGTCAGCGTccttacatgttttccaactatcCTGCCACTGAACCCCcttaacacacctgatccaggtaatcaggtGCAGATGATGCAGGGTCCttaaaaaccagcaggatgcaGCCTTCGAGGCCTGCACTCTGAGACCTCTGTTCTAAGTGATCACTTGCCTTGTCGACACCCAGGTGCCTTCCAGCTTTGGAGGAATGTCTGTGGTAACTTTGACTCTGTCCTGTAGATGGCGGTACTGGCAGTGTGGCTCCCACTGCAGACTCTCACTGAGATTGGAGGAGGTGCTGAAGTGATGTGGGGGCACCTCCCAAGGATCGCTGCCTCTTCCAACCACAAGCACAGCTGCAGGGGGGTGGAAAGTCAGGGAAGGGTGAGTAAATATGAACCGTTGTCAGGAACAAGATaaacacacagacagaagcCGAGCACATTTTAACTGCTTACAGACATCTTGAACCGTCAGTGAATCCGATttattaatgacatt is drawn from Oryzias melastigma strain HK-1 linkage group LG5, ASM292280v2, whole genome shotgun sequence and contains these coding sequences:
- the apcdd1l gene encoding protein APCDD1-like, whose amino-acid sequence is MTSVEAGTMSNSCFSGLLRGVWLLWQAVLVVGRGSDPWEVPPHHFSTSSNLSESLQWEPHCQYRHLQDRVKVTTDIPPKLEGTWVSTRCEVRPGPQFLTRSYSFQPNRHFHALQHYYSDSSCGDPAYSLLIRGKIRLQQASWITPGGTEAEHHVTKVGIVVHSISAKQTLAARLPQTCTDVSLDRVEPGKLFELFNTRAGRGCLAALGFSMMEMSLVRVQTQHHSHGGKVQELFLGDIHTDWIQRTLHRPTGYQQPLQNAMHHIHPCPVCAMVYRSSEKRPPVLPRSPALPLSLDGRWVSQRCETRPNVLFLTRDFTFDSGRQAWEGIYRHYSDPACSQPTFTLRAFGHYAQGNPSAKILGASEFAFKVSEVRVTAMDKDIVKLLNKTRPGKCGLAGGWEEGAEQDLTPTDGCTVLGIKLPHKEYELLKMELDHRKHLLLFTGERPTDGTSPDRPLRRPTSFQAPMVLCSGGDVQFAHSGKQLKLSSGAEKVTQVVLLWFASVLCSRLCVY